The sequence below is a genomic window from Sebastes fasciatus isolate fSebFas1 chromosome 18, fSebFas1.pri, whole genome shotgun sequence.
CTCGCTGACTTCGGGTCTTGTCTCCGCATGATGGAGGACGGCACGGTAACACAAACCCTCTCTCCTACATAACAGTTATCATGTTGAGTTCAGTCATCCAGTGACAGATTTAAGGACTCGTCCTGTGGTTCCGGTGGTCTCGCTGTGTAGGTGCAGTCCTCCGTGGCGGTGGGCACCCCGGACTACATCTCCCCAGAGATCCTGCAGGCGATGGAGGACGGGATGGGCCGCTATGGACCGGAGTGTGACTGGTGGTCTCTAGGAGTCTGCATGTACGAAATGCTTTATGGAGAGACGCCGTTCTACGCCGAGTCACTGGTGGAAACCTACGGCAAGATCATGAACCACGAGGTCAGAAACACCAGTTCAGTCTGTGGATTCACTTCAGATGatttaaattaagtaaaatgttttctttaaagAGCCCTTTCCTGTTAGTCAACATGGTGAGGTGTTTTGGGGGcggagcgttaagtggaggcagatTAATTCTCTGAACATGTTAGTTACCGCTGGCTAGCACGTACTGTTGGCTTgctttttaacaatggctgaagaaaatactaTTTTCTCTCAATATGTGCCGTCACTcacggcagcgctgtaaagataaattgagggcgtataaatctttggatgcctatagttaactatccttcagtaaagtcagtcaaaaagagagtcgGACAATATCGGCtaaacgtttcagagatggagagaaagggttgctaatagtttagccttctgcaaACTGGCAAAGGCTCACGGCTACGGTTAGCAGACGGCTAGATATGagcaacatttactctccatctctgaaacgtttcgccgatattgtagctcgctaaaGCCTCAAAtgtctgtgatatctggattctggcacccaacatcacagcaagatgacattttagatgtgtaacattagcccactgctagcgttagcctccagtctttcctttgttttgcctccagctaacaccgtgacgtcatcatgACGTCGACATAGAAAAGGGTCTATATggaacaaattaaaaatataatcagATTTTGGTCACATTCAGATAATTCATGTGTGAAAACTGAAGCGTCTCGTCTCCAGATGATCATTTATACACTGAACCAGAGCGGTTACTTGTTTCAgctcctctgctgctgtttcCAGGTTATGTGTTTGTCTCCAGACTCTCGTCCTACTTCCTCTTTTCTAAATCTGAACCTGTCTCAGTGGACGGACGCCGTGTCCTGCTCTCCATTTCTGTCTCATtacctctctccatcctcttcaCTTTCTCCTCCTTGTTTGTCTCCAGGAGCGTTTCCAGTTCCCCTCCCATGTGGCCGACGTGTCCGAGGACGCCAAGGACCTGATCCAGCGCCTGCTGTGCTCGAGGGAACGTCGACTCGGACTGAACGGGATCTCTGACTTCAAGGGCCACCCGTTCTTCAGCGCGATCGACTGGGAGAACATCCGGTCCGCCGAGGCCCCCTACATCCCCGACGTGTCCTCGCCCACCGACACCTCCAACTTTGACGTAGATGACGACGTCCTCAAGAACCCGGTGAGGACAACCGCCAACTATTAAACCAGTTACGGTGTACCAGTGTCCCCGTCATTAACCCATCAGAATTTCTGTAGTCTCTCAGACACTGACCCTAGTCTCTCCGGTCCTGATCCTAGTCTTTCAGACACTGACCCTAGTCTCTCCGGTCCTGATCCTAGTCTTTCAGACACTGACCCTAGTCTCTCCGGTCCTGATCCTAGTCTTTCAGACCCTACCTCTAGTCTCTCAGGTCCGGTCCATGTTAATGACCCATGACCTTTCCACATATACATTGAAGAATATAGAGGTCGTCCAGTCTGACAGTGTTTTTCCTTGCAGGACATCAGCCCTCCAATGTCTCACACTGGTTTCACTGGTCAGCACCTCCCCTTCGTCGGCTTCACCTACACCACTGACAGCTGCTTCGCCGACTGCAGCTCAGTCAGCCGGGCAGGGCTCGGCCTCCGCCTCCGCCACGAGGAGGGGGAGgtggacggaggaggaggaggaggaggaggacaggaggtgGAGGCGTTCGAGAGGAGGATCCGCCGACTGGAGCAGGAGAAACAGGAGCTGAACCGCAAACTGCAGGGTAAGACCTCTACTGGATGTAGTACTtcagacctctgacctctactgGATGTAGTACTCCTGACCTCTactcctgacctctgacctctactgGATGTAGTACTCCAGACCTCTGACCTTTACTGGATGTAGTactcctgacctctgacctctgtatCTGTAGAGTCCACCCAGGCCCTGCAGGCTCCGGCTCGAGGAGGAACTCTGACCCGAGACAAAGAGATCAAGAAGCTGAACGAAGAGATCGAACGGCTGAAGAAGAAGCTGGCAGGTCAGAGTGGTAATTGTACTAGAAGTAATGGTAGTAGAAGTAAAAGTTATGTTAGGACTATCAGTGCAGTCAGCATCCATCATGTGAGTAAGCCCCACCCCTCTGCTCTGGTAGACTCTGATAGGCTGGAGCACCAGCTGGAGGAGGCAGTGTCACTCAGACAGGACTACGAGAGCTCCGCCTCCAAACTGAAGACCCTGGAGAAGCAGGTGAAGACCCTGAAACAGGAGAAAGATGAAGTCCACAAGGTATTTACACCACTGAGAGCATCCTTTGGTTTACCAGGATCAGGTCTCAGTATCCTCAGGTCTATTAGGATCAGTTCCAAGTATCCTCAGGTCTATTAGGATCAGGTTTAAGTATCCTCAGGTCTATTAGGATCAGGTTTAAGTATCCTCAGGTGTATTAGGATCAGGTCTCAGGTGTATTAGGATCTCAGTTCACCCCTGGTTCTCGTCCTGTGTGAGCAGCAGCTGGCGGACTCTCTGGAGCGTCTGAGGAGTCAGACCAAGGAGCTGAAGGAGGCTCACTCTCAGAGGAAGTTGGCCCTGCAGGAGTTCTCAGACCTGTCGGAGAGGATGGCCGACCTCCGGTCTTCCAAACAGCGTCTGTCCCGTCAGCTCCGGGacaaagaggaggagatggacgCCCTCCTGCAGAAGATGGACGCCATGAGACAGGAGATCCGCAAGACCGAGAAGAACCGCAAGGAGGTGAGAGAGCGTTTGTTACGCCCGCAATCATTTGTACAGTAACGCCTCCAGAGAATAAGGTTTTGATAAGGTTGATGGAGAAGAACAGCATCACTGTGTGACAGAAACATGAGCTGTAGTTCCTCCTGTTCACCACCAGAGGACGACAAACACCATCAGAGATGATGCACGACATTATAACAGCTTTTAATGTGTTCACTTTGTGAAGTCATCCATCACACAGACTGAACCCTCACGTAGTAGTCTGACTTATTATCATCAGTCAgattcacttcctgtctgatcAGAACTGTAAAGGAGCAGTTTGTGATGTTTTAGAGAAGATTCAAACTGCACTGACGGGACaggaaggagggggaggagacCTTCAGAATAAACGCATTCTATGTGTTTGTCAGCTGGAGGCTCAGCTGGACGATGCGAAGGCGGAGGCGTCGAAGGAGAGGAAGCTGAGGGAGCACAGTGAGGTTTACTCCAAACAGCTGGAGGGGGAGCTGCAGAgcctgaaggtcagaggtcacacacacacaaatcaattcttcttcttcgccgctccaaaacagtagtcttcactgtgctgtcgccctggatgtatcatgactgcaactggcaactactgttttagagcagcgaagaagaactgactgCAGGTTGTTTGTtacgtgacgatagcaaacaacaacagtgcagtGTTGGTGGAGAGtgactggttctggttctggtctcAGTCTCAACAGGGTCGTGGAGCGACAGCCGGGGGGCCGGAGTTTCAGCAGGAGCTGTCGCGTCTGAAGGCGGAGCTCGATAAGAAGGTCCTGTTCTacgaggaggagctgctgaggagAGACTCCACCCATTCCTCCGAGATCAAAAACCTCCGTAAAGACCTGCACGAGTCAGAGGGGGCGCAGCTCGCCGCCAAcaaggagctgctgcagctccgaGACAAGCTGGACAAGGACAAGAGGGACAGGTGAGTCCTGTACCAGGTTAAACAAGAGGGACAAGTCAGTCCTGAACCAGGTCAAACTAGAGGGACAGGTGAGTCCTGaaccaggtttttttttttgtccctgcAGACAAACAGAGATGGATGAAGCTGTTTCAGCTCTGAAGGAGAAATCTGATCGAGAGAAAAACCTGCTGACGGAAGATAACCGCAAACTGACGGCTGAAACTGACAAGGTGACGAAGCCCTGCCGTCagtactgtagtattactgtagtattactgtggtattactgtggtattactgtagtattactgtagtattactgtagtattactgtagtattactgtggtattactgtagtagtactgtagtattactgtagtaatactgtagtattactgtggtattactgtagtattactgtagtattactgtggtattactgtagtaatactgtggtattactgtagtagtactgtagtattactgtggtattactgtagtagtactgtagtattactgtagtattactgtagtattactgtagtattactgtggtattactgtagtagtactgtagtattactgtggtattactgtagtagtactgtagtattactgtagtattactgtggtattactgtagtagtactgtagtattactgtagtaatactgtagtattactgtagtattactgtggtattactgtagtagtactactgtagtagtactgtagtattactgtggtattactgtagtagtactgtagtattactgtggtaatactgtagtattactgtagtattactgtggTATTACTGTAGTAATACTGTAGTATGGTTATTATACAGTATCATGTGATCTTCCTGGTTGTTGCAGCATCAAAACATCTGTACTACTGTGACTGCACATGCTCAGTTAGTAACCGTACTTCTTTCTCAGCTGTGTTCGTTTGTGGATAAACTGACACATCAGAATCGTCAGCTGGAGGACGACCTGCAGGATCTGTCGTCTAAGAAGGAGAGCGTGGCTCACTGGGAGGCTCAGATCGCAGAGATCATCCAGTGGTGAGTCCGTACAGCAGGGGGGGGCGCTCTGTGTTATGAATGTGTAGCTccgggacgattcacctatctcctgattcgatacgaTTGCattacttgggtgccgattcgatatgtattgcaattttttagtATTGCGATTCGACTTTGTtaacgtgtgcgtgtgtgtgttcagggtgAGCGATGAGAAGGACGCTCGAGGCTACCTTCAGGCTCTGGCCACCAAGATGACGGATGAACTGGAAACGCTGCGCAGCTCCAGTCTAGGAACAAGACCTCtggtaacacacacactaataataacacacacacatatacacacatggaACCAGTATGGAACCAGTATGGAACCAGTTCAGGACCCAGTAATAAAAGGAGCAGCTCACCTTTCTCCTGTTTCCTGGTTGGACATGAAACGTTTTTTCCCCTGAACCACAgtgaggcttttattgtgaaacagaaGGAGGAAGTGTTGGGGAGGTTTGAGAGtttacagtttttatttttcacctGTTCAGGTTCAAGTGTGGTTACAGTAAATTAGTTCTATTTGTTCTTCTGTTTGTACTTTAGTCTGGTGTCTGTTCTTCTGTACTTGTGTCATTAGtacctctctgtgttgtctgtACTTGTGTCAGTAGCACTTGTGTCAGTAGTACTCGTGTCAGTAGTATCTGTCTGTGTTGTCTGTACTTGTGTCCGTAGTATCTGTCGGTGTTGTCCATACTTCTGTCTGTACTTGTGTCCGTAGTACCtgtctgtgttgtctgtgttgtctgtACTTGTGTCAGTAGTACTTGTGTCCGTAGTACCTGTCTGTGTTGTCTGTACTTGTGTCAGTAGTACTTGTGTCCGTAGTACCTGTCtgttttgtctgtgttgtctgtACTTGTGTCAGTAGTACTTGTGTCCGTAGTACCTGTCTGTGTTGTCTGTACTTGTGTGAGTAGCACTTCTGTCAGTAGTACCTGTCTGTTTTGTCTGTACTTATGTCAGTAGTACTTGTGTCAGTAGTACCTGTCTGTGTTGTCTGTATTTGTGTCAGTAGTACTTGTGTCAGTAGTCACTGTCTGTGTtgatatatttcttttaatctACCATCTCAGCCTGAGTCAGGAATGGCCACACCTCCTAGGAAGCCCTGGCCTCCTATTGGTGGAGACAGGAGGGTGAGTGTGTCAGTCGCTGCTTTCAGCCAATCAGGATGTCTCGTTATGGGCGGGGTCTAAGGAGCTTGCATGGCTATTGACTCGCATGTCTGTCACTCATAATAAGCCCACAATAGCTGCTTTAATCCACCATGGCACCATTGTGAGCTCGGGCTGTCCCCAGCCAGCGTCACTGGTCTAAAGAACAAAACCATTTGTGTTTCTGCCATCATGCCGACAGCCCTGCAGTGTTGCTCTAGAGCCCACCCATAACACGCTGCCTCGGTGTAAACGTCACCCATCCTACACCGCAGCTTGGGTCATAATGGTCGTTGAGGGAATTCAAGGGGGTCTTGGGGTGATGTCATACGATGATGTCATATCACCCAGCAGTGACATCATTCATCAGGAGTTTCACACGGAGTCAGATATCCTGGTTAAATGACGCTGTGTTCATGGGCTGCACTGATTGCTCCATCTTGTTACTGCCAATCAGGGGAAACTTCAGGTGCTTTCAGACACCTGAGACTGTCCACCTGTGACCTCATCATACAGGAAGTGGTCATATCAATATGATGCAATTTATGTagcttttaattaattaacaatgaATGATCAGAATAATAATGTTCTTCAGGTGTGTTTCTGTGGTTGCCATGGTTGCACAGCTACTCACTGTCTGAAAGCACCTTGGATGATCTGTGTTGTTGCCTTGGTTACCTGCTGCCTGATGGAGAGTGGTGATTCAATAGCTGTTTATGTACCGGTGTTCTTGATCAGTAACGCTACCtgtccccccccctccaccgtAGGACCCCCTGTGGAAGGTGCGTCGCAGTCAGAAGTTGGACAATTCGGCTCGCCTGGAGCTCCAGTCGGCTCTGGACGCTGAGATCAGAGCCAAACAGCTGGTTCAGGAGGAGCTGCGCAGAGTCAAAGCTGCCAACATCAACatggagaggtcagaggtcacacagagataaactgtctctctctctctcgctcctcacctgtctgtctcctcacctgtctgtctctctgtctgtctgtctgcagtaaGCTGAAGGAGTCGGAGGAGAGGAGTCTGGAGATGGGGGAGCAGGTGGAGAGTCTgaagaaagagatggaggacaATCGTTCCCGCTCTGGCAAAGGTGAGAGAACCTGGCATCCCTCAGGGTTCAGTTCATGGACCTCTGGTGTTCCACCTGTACATGTTCCCTCAGGTAGAACCGCACAGGGAGATTTAGCTCTCTCACCAGGTGAACACAGCCCAGTAGACTTATGTCCTCCAGTTAAATAAAGACAAGATGGAAACCACTGAAAGATGTAGAAATATCTATAAAGTTAGAAAGCTGGTGTTCACCTCCAGCAGCAGGGACTCATTCATGTGTTCACCTCTGACCCATCTCTCTGCAGGTATGAAGCTTCCAGACTTCCAGGACTCCATCTTTGAATATTTCAACACGTCTCCTCTGGCTCCTGACCTCACCTTCAGAGTGAgtcccctgtctgtctgtctgtctgtctgtctgtctgtctgtctgtctgtctgtctgtctgctcagtCGCTTCCAGCCTCTTTTCATTAATTTGTTTCAAGTACAATAACtgcagttttgtctgagtttaacgtCGGGAAGTtgcaggtttttatgtccttaaggtcGGCTTGAGGTTTAGCTAACTGGTTgttttcgtctggcttgatcgatagatataatttggtatcatctgcataacaatgaaagtttatggagtgttttctaataacatagCATATACTATATAAGGTgagttagggctgggcgatatggcctaaaaataatatcacaatatttttaggccatatcgcgatacacaatatatatattcaaatatcctctaagcacttcataaatgctcgaTTTAACCcttttgatgcatacaatcacaccaatatgatgattcttGTAGTCCCTACAGAACACtgtatgtctgcattaaaaccttcttgtttatattcattagtggtttctgTTTCAtgcaaaaagggggaaatcacGAGTTAAATTTAACAAAGCAGTATTCATTTACCAAATAGTTTTCTGGTAAtacatgctttatatattttgataaataaataacacacacacacacaaacagagtttTTAATGGCATGTAATAAGTGTAAAGTAACTTATTGTTTACCAGTAAGCTGTTATAACATTGTTGataatacaaattattattttcccaCTAGTGTAGGAAGACTCACCAATTGCGAGGTGCAGCCTACTGTATGGCCAAAGCACTGCAGTCTTATCCACTTATTCAGGCTGCCAGCTTTGgttctgttagctggacgttcagatcggtagttgtggagaagtgggtcacctctgttagctggttGGCCAACTTTTCTCTCACTAAAATGTAgaactccggtagagctttctcTGCAAAAAAATTGCGAGCAGGCAGTTCATATTTTGGATCAAGTGTCATAATGAGTCTTTTGAATCCGGGCTTTTCAACTACGCTGACCGGCGCTGTGATGTAGGTGTTTACAGCGGCTgtgatttcttttcattttgcgCTTTCTTTGTCATATGGGATTGCTTTGGAGAGCGGgcattacatgacaatttgtagtcCATGTTCGCGATATAGTCATTTTATACACCACGCGTGGGACAAGCTGCGGTTCATCGACTATATTCAATGTATCGCCCACCGCTAAGGTGAATAGaactgtggaactccgtgactaactttggcgtgcataGAGGATTCATCGTTaatatgtacaaataaataggacttaaaccagcTTAGTGAGGTTCTTTTAATGCCAATTACATGTTCCAGTCTCTGTATTAGGAtgtgatggtcaatggtgtcaAATTCAGCACTAAGATCTAACAAGACAAgcacagagacaagtcctttatttcactagtgctgtctctgagcTATGATGCACtctactgactgactgattaaaGTGTGTCAACAGCATTCAGATGTGTTAATGTCCCTTCAAACGTTTCTTCTCTTTGACACGCAGACCATGGACATAGACTCCTCCCCCCTGATCTCAGAGGCCACGTCCCCCTCACCCTCCACCGCCTCCGAACACGAGGTCAGTCACAAACTCTGATTCTCTAAGCAtgtcagtgtgttagtgtgttttatatatactgtatatgttcctTTACCTGTCCTGAGTCGAGTCCTGTTTGTGTCAACAGGAAGTTAAAGCAGCGTCAGTCCCAGCGAGCCCAGTGAGCCCCTCCCCCACCTACCAGAGCTCAGCAATGACCACACCAAAGGTACGCTACTGTTTCCCCAGGTGGGACGTTACCTGTAGGAATAATCTTTTTCTTTGTTAAAGTTTCATCATAAACATGAATTACGTGTCATGTGTTCACAGCCCAAAGCTCATCAGCTGAGCATCAAGACGTTCTCCAGTCCAACTCAGTGCACACACTGCACCTCGCTGATGGTGGGACTCTTCAGACAGGGATACGCCTGTGAAGGTACACGACACACTCCGTCAGTTTAGACTCCAGGTTGAAGTCTCAGGTAGCGTAGAGTAACATACGTTCAGACAGTAAGATGTTCCTGCTGCTGTACACTCCACTACCGACTCTAAAGCTAAATAGAGCCAGTTGTAGCTTAATGGagaggaaataaataataatatatataagaaGAAGACATGAATAATGTTACTAACATTGTTATTTGTCCCTGATATAAAGAGAAGCTTCCTGACtcttgtctgtctttctttagTGTGCTCCTTCATCTGCCATGTTTCCTGTAAAGACCACGCCCCCCTAGTCTGTCCAATCCCTGCGGAGCAGGCCAAGAGGCCGCAGGGCATCGACGTCCAGAGAGGCATCGGCACCGCCTACAAGGGCTACGTCAGGGTGAGTGACGAAGTAACGAGGCAGTACTGACAGCAGGCAGTAGTTTTACAGCAGGCTCAATGTGTCGCTGTCTTCCTGTCAGATCCCGAAGCCCAGCGGGGTGAAGAAGGGCTGGCAGCGAGCGTTCGCCTTGGTCTCTGATTGTAAACTGTTTCTCTACGACATCCCAGAGGGAAAGTCCACCCAGCCCGGGGTGGTGGCCAGTCTGGTGCTGGACCTCAGGTAACTGTCGGCACTCTGTAGTCTCGAgggtttttgattattttatgtgagtttgaatacattttctgtttcaatcCTAATGGGAACTATATTATTTAGGGGTGggaaatacttaaaaatcacaacacatatcaaatcggcacctaagtatcgtgatagtatccaTGCGGGAGATGAATGGTGAATCATTCCAGCCCtgatatttttgtgtgtgtcacagAGAGGAGGAGTTTTCCGTCAGCTCTGTCTTGGCGTCAGATGTGATCCACGCCACCAGGAAGGACATCCCCTGCATCTTCAGGGTAGGTTACCCCGTCCCCTCTAACCCCTCgctgtctgacctctgacctcccatGTGATCCTTAATGTTATGTTTGCCACGATCAGGTGACGTCGTCACAGCTGATCTCGCAGCTGTCCTCGGTGTCTCTGCTGGTGCTAGCGGAGAGCGAGGTGGAGAAGAGGAAGTGGGTCAGGATCCTGGAGGGTCTGCAGAGCATCCTGGCCAAGAACCTGCTGAAGAACCAACAGGTCCACGTCTTGCACGAGGCCTACGACGCCTCGCTGCCCATCATCAAGACCACGCTGTCTGCCGCTGTGCTGGGTCAGTAACAACTTCTACTGACAGACTGTACGGAGACGAGGACTATGTAGTTCTCTGCAGCTGTAGTTCTCTGATGAATCTTTCATACCCTATATTTCTTATTGgcaattatatttattgttttaaatgtatttattctaaaCTCAAACCCGTTTCCTCTCTCTGCAGATCGGGAGAGGATCGCCCTGGGAACCGAAGATGGACTGTTTGTGGTGGAGGTCACCAGAGACGGTGAGACAGGCAGCTGATATTCAGTATAGCAGAAGTTCTCAATCTGTTTTCAGTCAAAGACCCTTAAAGATAGAGAGTATACTGAGGAACCACTCATGTATGT
It includes:
- the cdc42bpb gene encoding serine/threonine-protein kinase MRCK beta isoform X3 translates to MSAQERLKRLEELLLEQKAAGCLSVEALLDLLLCFYTEVSHSSLKREKHVTDFLEWVKPFTTTVKDMRLHRDDFEMLKVIGRGAFGEVAVVKMKHTERVYAMKILNKWEMLKRAETACFREERDVLVKGDSQWITTLHYAFQDDNYLYLVMDYYVGGDLLTLLSKFEDRLPEDMSKFYVAEMVLAIHSIHEQHYIHRDIKPDNVLLDVNGHIRLADFGSCLRMMEDGTVQSSVAVGTPDYISPEILQAMEDGMGRYGPECDWWSLGVCMYEMLYGETPFYAESLVETYGKIMNHEERFQFPSHVADVSEDAKDLIQRLLCSRERRLGLNGISDFKGHPFFSAIDWENIRSAEAPYIPDVSSPTDTSNFDVDDDVLKNPDISPPMSHTGFTGQHLPFVGFTYTTDSCFADCSSVSRAGLGLRLRHEEGEVDGGGGGGGGQEVEAFERRIRRLEQEKQELNRKLQESTQALQAPARGGTLTRDKEIKKLNEEIERLKKKLADSDRLEHQLEEAVSLRQDYESSASKLKTLEKQVKTLKQEKDEVHKQLADSLERLRSQTKELKEAHSQRKLALQEFSDLSERMADLRSSKQRLSRQLRDKEEEMDALLQKMDAMRQEIRKTEKNRKELEAQLDDAKAEASKERKLREHSEVYSKQLEGELQSLKSQQGRGATAGGPEFQQELSRLKAELDKKVLFYEEELLRRDSTHSSEIKNLRKDLHESEGAQLAANKELLQLRDKLDKDKRDRQTEMDEAVSALKEKSDREKNLLTEDNRKLTAETDKLCSFVDKLTHQNRQLEDDLQDLSSKKESVAHWEAQIAEIIQWVSDEKDARGYLQALATKMTDELETLRSSSLGTRPLPESGMATPPRKPWPPIGGDRRDPLWKVRRSQKLDNSARLELQSALDAEIRAKQLVQEELRRVKAANINMESKLKESEERSLEMGEQVESLKKEMEDNRSRSGKGMKLPDFQDSIFEYFNTSPLAPDLTFRTMDIDSSPLISEATSPSPSTASEHEEVKAASVPASPVSPSPTYQSSAMTTPKPKAHQLSIKTFSSPTQCTHCTSLMVGLFRQGYACEVCSFICHVSCKDHAPLVCPIPAEQAKRPQGIDVQRGIGTAYKGYVRIPKPSGVKKGWQRAFALVSDCKLFLYDIPEGKSTQPGVVASLVLDLREEEFSVSSVLASDVIHATRKDIPCIFRVTSSQLISQLSSVSLLVLAESEVEKRKWVRILEGLQSILAKNLLKNQQVHVLHEAYDASLPIIKTTLSAAVLDRERIALGTEDGLFVVEVTRDVIVRAADSKKVYQIDLIPREKMFVLLCGRNRHVHLHHWGALEGAESAFDIKLTDTKGCQALTTGVLRPGGPACLLAAIKRQVLCYEITRVKPYYKKLWEVQAPGGVQWLGMVRERLCVGYPSGFALLALQGESSPISLVSPADPSLAFLAQLALDALHALEVGSTELLLCFNQLGIYVDGQGRRSRTQELMWPATPLACSSNSSHLTVYSEYGLDVFDIHTMEWVQTISLRKIRPLNVEGTLNLLSSEPPRLIYFSNTSSEGDLTIPETSDQSRKLMVRTRSKRKFLFKVPEEERLQQRREMLRDPELRSKMISNPTNFNHVAHMGPGDGMQVLMDLPLSVLSSSQDDSIKDKPRPLSSISRQQRSKTQITRTASDFGGGASSRSISEPDHDLDREPDSDSTKHSTPSNSSNPSSPPSPNSPHRSQLTLDGLEMDP
- the cdc42bpb gene encoding serine/threonine-protein kinase MRCK beta isoform X1, producing the protein MSAQERLKRLEELLLEQKAAGCLSVEALLDLLLCFYTEVSHSSLKREKHVTDFLEWVKPFTTTVKDMRLHRDDFEMLKVIGRGAFGEVAVVKMKHTERVYAMKILNKWEMLKRAETACFREERDVLVKGDSQWITTLHYAFQDDNYLYLVMDYYVGGDLLTLLSKFEDRLPEDMSKFYVAEMVLAIHSIHEQHYIHRDIKPDNVLLDVNGHIRLADFGSCLRMMEDGTVQSSVAVGTPDYISPEILQAMEDGMGRYGPECDWWSLGVCMYEMLYGETPFYAESLVETYGKIMNHEERFQFPSHVADVSEDAKDLIQRLLCSRERRLGLNGISDFKGHPFFSAIDWENIRSAEAPYIPDVSSPTDTSNFDVDDDVLKNPDISPPMSHTGFTGQHLPFVGFTYTTDSCFADCSSVSRAGLGLRLRHEEGEVDGGGGGGGGQEVEAFERRIRRLEQEKQELNRKLQESTQALQAPARGGTLTRDKEIKKLNEEIERLKKKLADSDRLEHQLEEAVSLRQDYESSASKLKTLEKQVKTLKQEKDEVHKQLADSLERLRSQTKELKEAHSQRKLALQEFSDLSERMADLRSSKQRLSRQLRDKEEEMDALLQKMDAMRQEIRKTEKNRKELEAQLDDAKAEASKERKLREHSEVYSKQLEGELQSLKSQQGRGATAGGPEFQQELSRLKAELDKKVLFYEEELLRRDSTHSSEIKNLRKDLHESEGAQLAANKELLQLRDKLDKDKRDRQTEMDEAVSALKEKSDREKNLLTEDNRKLTAETDKLCSFVDKLTHQNRQLEDDLQDLSSKKESVAHWEAQIAEIIQWVSDEKDARGYLQALATKMTDELETLRSSSLGTRPLPESGMATPPRKPWPPIGGDRRDPLWKVRRSQKLDNSARLELQSALDAEIRAKQLVQEELRRVKAANINMESKLKESEERSLEMGEQVESLKKEMEDNRSRSGKGMKLPDFQDSIFEYFNTSPLAPDLTFRTMDIDSSPLISEATSPSPSTASEHEEVKAASVPASPVSPSPTYQSSAMTTPKPKAHQLSIKTFSSPTQCTHCTSLMVGLFRQGYACEVCSFICHVSCKDHAPLVCPIPAEQAKRPQGIDVQRGIGTAYKGYVRIPKPSGVKKGWQRAFALVSDCKLFLYDIPEGKSTQPGVVASLVLDLREEEFSVSSVLASDVIHATRKDIPCIFRVTSSQLISQLSSVSLLVLAESEVEKRKWVRILEGLQSILAKNLLKNQQVHVLHEAYDASLPIIKTTLSAAVLDRERIALGTEDGLFVVEVTRDVIVRAADSKKVYQIDLIPREKMFVLLCGRNRHVHLHHWGALEGAESAFDIKLTDTKGCQALTTGVLRPGGPACLLAAIKRQVLCYEITRVKPYYKKLWEVQAPGGVQWLGMVRERLCVGYPSGFALLALQGESSPISLVSPADPSLAFLAQLALDALHALEVGSTELLLCFNQLGIYVDGQGRRSRTQELMWPATPLACSSNSSHLTVYSEYGLDVFDIHTMEWVQTISLRKIRPLNVEGTLNLLSSEPPRLIYFSNTSSEGDLTIPETSDQSRKLMVRTRSKRKFLFKVPEEERLQQRREMLRDPELRSKMISNPTNFNHVAHMGPGDGMQVLMDLPLVGDVISLSPSPSPSPSSSSSRHTLISPPSNFEHVYHMTSASAGAFLQKDTSSSSSQQSLLQPSSSSSSSSPSTSSLGRSVLSSSQDDSIKDKPRPLSSISRQQRSKTQITRTASDFGGGASSRSISEPDHDLDREPDSDSTKHSTPSNSSNPSSPPSPNSPHRSQLTLDGLEMDP